GAGCCGAAGCAGCCCAAGGAACCCAAGGAGCCTAAGCAGCCGAAGGATCCCAAGCCTACGCCCGACCCGAAACAACCGGAGCAGCCGAAGAAGCCGGACGAGAAGCCGAAGGATCCGAAGAAACCCGACGACGGTAATCCAGACATCAAGCTGCCGGAAGAATAAGGCGTCCGGTAACCGGGTAGGGGCGTATTGCATACGCCCTACCACACGGACCCGAAAGGGGCCGAATGATCCGACAACCGGGTACATGTGGGGCGTATGCAATACGCCCCTACCGCCTGCCGGAGGAATAAGGGTAACCTAAACGCAAAAATGCCGGACACCCCCCAGTGGGTGCCCGGCATTTTTGTATCCGTGCGCACAGCGGCTCCCAGCAAAAGCAGACCTACTTTTGCCCCCCTACATATATAGATCCTATGAACAGAGCAGTCATCACCGGCCTGGGCATCTACTCCTGCCTGGGCACCACGCTCGACGCCGTCGAGCAATCCCTCCGCGAGGGACGGTCGGGCATCACCCTCGACCCCCAGCGCAAAGACCTCGGCTTCCGGTCGGCACTCACCGCCCAACTCGACACGCCCGACCTCAAGGGCGAACTCAGCCGCAGCCAACGCACCTACATGCCCGAACAAGCCAAGTACGCCTACGTCGCCACCCGCGACGCCCTCCGTCAGGCCGGCCTCGACGCCGACTACATCGACCGCCACGACGTGGGCATCCTCTACGGCAACGACAGCACGGCCGAGGCCGTCGTCCACAGCATGGACCTCCTCCGCGAGAAGCGCGACACGACGCTCATCGGCTCCGGCTCCATCTTCCAATCGATGAACTCCACCGTCACGATGAACCTCTCCTGCATCTTCCGCCTCCGCGGCATCAACCTCACCATCTCCGGCGCCTGCGCCAGCGGTGCGCATGCCATCGGACTCGGCGCACTGCTCATCCGGCAGGGCTTGCAGGAGTGCATCATCTGCGGCGGTGCGCAGGAGGTCAACCCCACGGCCGTCGGCAGCTTCGACGGCATCGGCGCCTTCTCCACCCGCGAGAGCGACCCGACGCGCGCCTCCCGCCCCTTCGACCGCGACCGCGACGGGCTCGTGCCCGGTGGCGGTGCCGCCACCGTCGTTCTGGAGAGCTATGAGCACGCCCGACGCCGTGGCGCGACGATCCTCGCCGAGGTGCTCGGCTACGGCTTCTCGTCCAACGGCGACCACATCTCCGTGCCCAACGTCGACGGTCCCCTGCGCTCCCTTCGCATGGCCGTGGCCGACGCCGGCGTGCCGCTCGAAAGCATCGGTTACATCAATGCCCACGCCACCTCCACCCCCGTCGGCGACCGCAACGAGGCTCGCGCCCTCACCGCCCTCTTCGACGGTCACACCATGCCGCCCGTCACCTCTACCAAGTCCATGACCGGCCACGAGATGTGGATGGCCGGCGCCTCCGAGGTCGTTTACTCCCTGCTCATGATGCGCGGCCAGTTCATCGCCCCCCACCTCAACTTCGAGCACCCGGACGACGACACCGCCCCGCTCCGCATCCCCACCGAGCGCCTCGACGACTACGCCTTCGACACCTTCCTCTCCAACTCCTTCGGCTTCGGCGGCACCAACTCCACGCTCGTCATCGGGAGAACTAAAAACGAAAAGTGAAAAGTGAAAAGTGCCCCGACCCTCCTTCTAACTACTGCGGCTTTAGCCGCATAACTACCCGGGGCGGGCACAAGGCCCGCCCCTACTACCGCGCCGAAGGCGCATAACTACCCCTATTCATGCACGACATCATCATCATCGGTAGCGGTCTGGGCGGACTCGCCTCAGGCGCCATCCTCGCACGGCACGGCATGAGCGTCTGCGTTCTCGAGCAGCACACCCAGGCCGGCGGCTGCCTCCAGTCTTTCCACCGCGGCGGCGCCACGTTCGACACCGGCTTCCACTGCGTCGGCGGACTCCGCCCCGGCGAAGTGCTCCATCCCTACTTCCGCCACTTGCGGCTGCTCGACCTCCCTTGGGTACAGATGGACGAAGCGTGTTTTGAGGAGATACATATCGGTGACGATGTCTACGCTTTTGCGCAGGGTCGCGAACGCTTCATCGAGACCCTCGCGGAGCGTTTCCCCACCGAGCGCGCCGGCCTCGAGGCGTTCATGGACATGCTCGAAAGCACGGGTCACTCATTGGCTCACCTCTTTGACGACGTCGACACCGCCCGCGCTCATACGCGGGAGCGCTTCGGCCAGTCGGCCTACGCCTTCCTCCAGCGCACCATCACCGACCCTCGCCTGCGCAGCGTCCTCTCCGGCGCGTCGATGAAGATGGAGCTTCACGCCGACGCCCTACCGCTCTACACCTTCGCCCAGATCAACAACTCATACATCCAAAGCGCCTGGCGACTGCGTGGCGGTGGCGAGCCCATCGTCCGCCGACTCGTCGAGCAGATCGAGGCTGCCGGCGGCACAGTGCGTACCCGTGCCCGCGTCACGCGTCTCATCGCCGCCGACGGTCGCCTCACGGCCGCCGAGCTCTCGGACGGCGAACGCGTCGAGGGCCGCACCTTCATCTCCGAC
The sequence above is drawn from the Tannerella serpentiformis genome and encodes:
- a CDS encoding beta-ketoacyl-[acyl-carrier-protein] synthase family protein, with translation MNRAVITGLGIYSCLGTTLDAVEQSLREGRSGITLDPQRKDLGFRSALTAQLDTPDLKGELSRSQRTYMPEQAKYAYVATRDALRQAGLDADYIDRHDVGILYGNDSTAEAVVHSMDLLREKRDTTLIGSGSIFQSMNSTVTMNLSCIFRLRGINLTISGACASGAHAIGLGALLIRQGLQECIICGGAQEVNPTAVGSFDGIGAFSTRESDPTRASRPFDRDRDGLVPGGGAATVVLESYEHARRRGATILAEVLGYGFSSNGDHISVPNVDGPLRSLRMAVADAGVPLESIGYINAHATSTPVGDRNEARALTALFDGHTMPPVTSTKSMTGHEMWMAGASEVVYSLLMMRGQFIAPHLNFEHPDDDTAPLRIPTERLDDYAFDTFLSNSFGFGGTNSTLVIGRTKNEK
- a CDS encoding phytoene desaturase family protein, with the translated sequence MHDIIIIGSGLGGLASGAILARHGMSVCVLEQHTQAGGCLQSFHRGGATFDTGFHCVGGLRPGEVLHPYFRHLRLLDLPWVQMDEACFEEIHIGDDVYAFAQGRERFIETLAERFPTERAGLEAFMDMLESTGHSLAHLFDDVDTARAHTRERFGQSAYAFLQRTITDPRLRSVLSGASMKMELHADALPLYTFAQINNSYIQSAWRLRGGGEPIVRRLVEQIEAAGGTVRTRARVTRLIAADGRLTAAELSDGERVEGRTFISDLHPALTVGLIPSDSGLLRRVYRQRIESLQNTFGFFTLHLHAPDTPIPYLNRNVSIYDDYESLWHNDRSDISPSYLISCRPPDTPDLRTVTTLDVLHPITPRINSLLAWDTKDYRQNPRYNAWKSVSAELCEQRLREHAALPPDFTIERVTTSTPRTYHRYTGTPRGSAYGIRRDCRDLPRTLLSPRTPIPNLLQTGQSVNVHGVLGVTVTAFLTSAELLGRETIRRMLVGRE